AGTTGCCGTAAAACGCGACACCGAAAAAATGATTTTGCCATCGACAAAGGGGATGTTGTAAAAATTTGTTTAAAGTTTAAAGTTTCAGGTTCTATGTAGAACTTTAAACCTTAAACCTTAAACCTTAAACTTTAAACTTGAAACAAAAAAACAATGAAAATAGTAATCATAAATTACGGAGCAGGAAACATTCAAAGCATTATGTTTGCCATCGAAAGATTGGGATTTAAAGCGGTTTTGAGTAATAATCCTGAGGAAATTAAAGCTGCCGATAAAGTAATTTTTCCAGGTGTTGGTGAAGCAAGTTCAGCGATGAAAATGTTGTTAGCAAGTGGCTTAGAAACCTTAATTCCTACTTTGACTCAACCCGTATTGGGAATTTGTTTGGGAATGCAATTGATGTGTAATAAATCGGAGGAAGGAAATACAAAGGGATTAGGGATTTTTGATGTGGATGTATTAAAATTTTCTCCAAAAGTTAAAGTGCCACAAATGGGATGGAATACTATTTACAACCTGAAGTCCCCTTTATTTAATGAAATTGCAGAAAATGAATATATGTATTTAGTACACAGTTTTTATGCCCCTGACTGCGTTGAATCCATTGCAACAACTAATTATGAAGTTGAATATGCCTCGGCATTACAAAAAAACAATTTTTACGGTACTCAATTTCATCCTGAAAAAAGCGGTGATGTAGGAGAGCAAATTCTAGAGAATTTTCTAAAATTAAATGATTGAAAGATG
The Flavobacterium sp. WC2421 genome window above contains:
- the hisH gene encoding imidazole glycerol phosphate synthase subunit HisH, yielding MKIVIINYGAGNIQSIMFAIERLGFKAVLSNNPEEIKAADKVIFPGVGEASSAMKMLLASGLETLIPTLTQPVLGICLGMQLMCNKSEEGNTKGLGIFDVDVLKFSPKVKVPQMGWNTIYNLKSPLFNEIAENEYMYLVHSFYAPDCVESIATTNYEVEYASALQKNNFYGTQFHPEKSGDVGEQILENFLKLND